From one Chthoniobacterales bacterium genomic stretch:
- the atpA gene encoding F0F1 ATP synthase subunit alpha: PIGRGQRELIIGDRATGKTTVAIDTILNQAQINKANIGNPDFRPIYSIYVGIGQKNSNIARSIAILEKAGAMEYTIIVSASASESATNQYLAPFAGAAMSEWFMDNGMDALIVYDDLSKHAVAYRQVSLVLKRPSGREAYPGDVFYLHSRLLERSARVDEKNGNGSVTALPIIETQAGDVSAYIPTNVISITDGQIYLETDLFYQGIRPAISVGLSVSRVGSAAQIKATKQVAGKIKGDLAQYRELAAFAQFGSDLDAKTKATLDRGARIVELFKQTQYMPLAIELQVAVLWTMQNGYLDDIAVDKIKDFQNKLMEFFKTRKTDLLAKIIDKKAIDDDITAELKSALSDFKSTYK; encoded by the coding sequence CCGATTGGCCGCGGCCAGCGCGAATTGATCATCGGCGACCGCGCCACCGGCAAGACGACGGTCGCTATTGACACCATTCTCAACCAAGCCCAGATCAACAAGGCCAACATCGGCAACCCCGATTTCCGCCCGATCTACTCGATCTACGTCGGCATCGGTCAGAAGAACTCGAACATCGCCCGCTCCATCGCCATTCTGGAAAAAGCGGGTGCGATGGAATACACGATCATCGTTTCCGCCTCCGCCTCTGAGAGCGCGACCAACCAATATCTCGCTCCGTTTGCCGGTGCCGCGATGAGCGAGTGGTTCATGGACAACGGCATGGACGCCCTGATCGTCTATGACGATCTTTCCAAGCACGCTGTCGCCTACCGCCAGGTGTCGCTCGTTTTGAAGCGCCCATCGGGCCGCGAGGCATATCCTGGCGACGTGTTTTATCTCCACAGCCGCCTGCTCGAACGCAGCGCTCGCGTGGATGAGAAAAACGGCAACGGTTCCGTCACCGCGCTCCCGATCATCGAGACGCAGGCAGGCGACGTGTCGGCTTACATTCCCACGAACGTGATTTCCATCACCGACGGCCAGATTTATCTGGAAACCGACTTGTTCTATCAGGGCATTCGTCCCGCGATTTCGGTCGGTCTCTCGGTCTCCCGTGTCGGTTCCGCCGCGCAGATCAAAGCCACCAAGCAAGTCGCCGGCAAGATCAAAGGTGACTTGGCCCAGTATCGCGAGCTCGCGGCGTTCGCCCAATTTGGTTCGGACTTGGATGCGAAAACCAAGGCCACGCTCGACCGCGGTGCCCGCATCGTGGAACTCTTCAAGCAGACGCAATACATGCCGCTCGCCATCGAGTTGCAGGTCGCTGTGCTCTGGACCATGCAGAATGGTTACCTCGACGACATCGCCGTGGACAAGATCAAGGATTTCCAGAACAAGCTGATGGAGTTTTTCAAAACCCGGAAAACCGATTTGCTTGCCAAGATCATCGACAAAAAGGCGATTGACGACGACATCACTGCGGAACTCAAATCTGCCCTCTCCGACTTCAAATCGACCTACAAGTAG
- the atpG gene encoding ATP synthase F1 subunit gamma, whose amino-acid sequence MAANTRDIRRRIKSVKNTAQITKAMQMVAASKMRKAQQLALDARPYAAALRKMAVALRGLNSDQTHPLLEARPVAKELVLIVATDKGLCGALNTNLLREASKFDPAKTIFVTLGRKGSQWVARNRRDLVADFPIKDSPTFLETKLVSKFIVEKFLSGEVDRVTVLYTNFKNTLTQIPKTVQLVPVTSEFEQADFHSNGDATTAASSDILFEPDAASFLDALLPYSVHIAVYNAVLEARASEHSARMVAMKSATDNAKSLIKDLSLEYNKLRQASITTELLEISTAQMVLGQ is encoded by the coding sequence ATGGCCGCCAACACCCGAGATATTCGACGCCGCATTAAGTCGGTCAAAAACACCGCCCAAATCACCAAGGCGATGCAGATGGTCGCTGCCTCGAAGATGCGCAAAGCCCAACAGCTCGCGCTCGACGCCCGTCCATACGCGGCAGCCTTGCGCAAGATGGCAGTCGCATTGCGCGGCCTCAATTCGGATCAAACTCACCCGCTGCTCGAAGCGCGTCCGGTCGCGAAGGAATTGGTCCTGATCGTGGCCACCGACAAAGGTCTGTGCGGCGCGTTGAACACCAATTTACTGCGCGAAGCGTCGAAGTTTGACCCGGCGAAAACGATCTTCGTGACCTTGGGCCGCAAAGGTTCCCAATGGGTCGCCCGCAACAGGCGCGATCTGGTGGCCGATTTCCCGATCAAGGATTCGCCGACCTTTTTGGAGACGAAACTGGTTTCCAAATTCATCGTGGAGAAGTTTCTATCGGGTGAAGTGGATCGCGTGACCGTGCTCTACACCAACTTCAAAAACACCCTGACCCAAATACCGAAGACGGTGCAACTCGTCCCGGTGACCTCCGAGTTCGAGCAAGCCGACTTCCATTCTAATGGTGACGCAACGACGGCCGCGAGCAGCGATATTTTGTTTGAGCCCGACGCGGCTTCCTTCCTCGACGCGCTCCTTCCCTACTCCGTGCACATCGCAGTTTACAATGCGGTCCTCGAAGCCCGCGCCTCGGAGCACAGCGCCCGAATGGTCGCTATGAAGAGCGCTACGGACAATGCGAAATCGCTCATCAAAGACCTTTCCCTCGAATATAACAAACTTCGCCAGGCCAGCATCACCACAGAATTGCTGGAAATCTCCACCGCACAAATGGTCCTTGGTCAGTAA
- the atpD gene encoding F0F1 ATP synthase subunit beta has translation MSTDTATNIGTIVQVIGPVIDVDYSKSGQLPKIYEALEIDFEVGGVANHLVLEVQQHLGQGWVRAIAMSSCEGLKRGYDVKATGAPISVPVGDGILGRIFNVTGDPVDERGPVPHTKRYPIHRPAPTLVEQDTSASILETGIKVIDLICPFTKGGKVGAFGGAGVGKTVVILELINNIAKEHGGFSVFAGVGERSREGNDLYHEMSDAGVINQADLSKSKVALVYGQMNEPPGARLRVALSALSMAEYFRDEKNQDVLLFVDNVFRFSQAGSEVSALLGRTPSAVGYQPTLASEMGTLQERITSTTKGSITSVQAVYVPADDLTDPAPANTFAHLDSTVVLERSIAELGIYPAVDPLASTSKALSPDIIGEEHYNVARGVQRVLQRYKDLQDIIAILGMDELSPEDKTTVFRARKIQRFLSQPFHVAEVFTGTPGQYVSIAETVRGFKEILEGKHDDVPEGNFYMKGGIDQIKD, from the coding sequence ATGAGCACAGACACCGCCACAAACATCGGCACCATCGTCCAAGTCATCGGCCCCGTCATCGACGTCGATTACAGCAAATCGGGACAGTTGCCAAAAATCTACGAAGCCCTCGAAATCGACTTTGAAGTCGGCGGCGTCGCCAACCACCTCGTTCTCGAAGTGCAGCAGCATCTCGGCCAGGGTTGGGTGCGCGCCATTGCGATGAGTTCCTGCGAAGGCCTTAAGCGCGGCTACGACGTCAAGGCGACTGGCGCTCCGATCAGCGTTCCTGTCGGCGACGGCATTCTCGGCCGCATTTTCAACGTCACCGGCGATCCCGTGGACGAGCGCGGACCTGTTCCTCACACCAAGCGTTATCCGATTCATCGTCCGGCTCCGACCCTCGTCGAGCAGGACACCAGCGCCTCCATTTTGGAGACCGGCATCAAGGTCATCGATCTGATTTGCCCGTTCACCAAGGGCGGCAAAGTCGGTGCATTCGGTGGTGCGGGCGTCGGCAAGACGGTCGTCATTCTCGAGCTCATCAACAACATCGCCAAGGAACACGGCGGCTTTTCCGTTTTCGCCGGAGTCGGCGAACGTTCCCGTGAGGGCAACGATCTTTACCACGAAATGAGCGACGCCGGGGTCATCAACCAAGCCGATCTCAGCAAGTCCAAAGTCGCGCTCGTTTATGGCCAGATGAACGAACCTCCTGGCGCCCGTCTCCGCGTCGCGCTCTCCGCCCTCTCCATGGCCGAATATTTCCGTGACGAGAAAAACCAGGACGTGCTTCTCTTTGTAGACAACGTCTTCCGTTTCTCGCAGGCCGGTTCAGAAGTCTCCGCCTTGCTCGGACGCACCCCGTCCGCAGTCGGTTACCAGCCGACTCTCGCCTCCGAAATGGGCACGCTCCAGGAGCGCATCACCTCGACCACGAAAGGTTCCATCACCTCCGTGCAGGCGGTTTATGTTCCGGCGGACGATTTGACCGATCCGGCTCCGGCGAACACCTTCGCGCACTTGGATTCCACCGTCGTGCTCGAGCGTTCCATCGCCGAGTTGGGCATTTATCCAGCGGTCGATCCGTTGGCCTCGACCTCCAAGGCACTCTCGCCCGACATCATCGGCGAGGAACACTACAACGTCGCTCGCGGCGTGCAGCGTGTGCTCCAGCGTTACAAGGATCTTCAAGACATCATCGCCATCCTGGGTATGGACGAACTCAGCCCGGAGGACAAAACCACCGTCTTCCGCGCTCGCAAAATCCAGCGTTTCCTCTCGCAGCCGTTTCACGTCGCGGAAGTCTTCACCGGAACTCCCGGCCAGTATGTTTCCATCGCTGAAACCGTGCGAGGCTTCAAGGAAATCCTCGAAGGCAAACACGACGACGTTCCAGAAGGCAACTTCTACATGAAGGGCGGCATCGACCAGATCAAGGACTGA
- the atpC gene encoding ATP synthase F1 subunit epsilon, which produces MATLNLQIVTPDKLTFNDDVDSVVLPGVDGELGIFPMHIPLMTSIRPGELVISQKGKVTHLAVGEGFVEVTGVSVSVVTDMAVEESHINEAKVQEALDRAQTRLKEGALEGEDLASVESSITRSLAQLKVKRRTHH; this is translated from the coding sequence GTGGCTACACTAAACCTGCAAATCGTCACTCCCGACAAACTCACCTTCAACGACGACGTGGACTCGGTGGTGCTGCCCGGCGTGGACGGAGAACTCGGCATTTTTCCTATGCACATCCCGCTCATGACCTCGATTCGCCCCGGTGAATTGGTCATCAGCCAAAAGGGAAAAGTGACGCATCTCGCCGTGGGCGAAGGCTTCGTCGAGGTCACCGGCGTCAGCGTCAGCGTCGTCACCGACATGGCGGTCGAGGAATCTCACATCAACGAGGCCAAAGTGCAGGAAGCGCTTGATCGCGCTCAAACTCGACTCAAGGAGGGCGCACTGGAAGGCGAGGACCTCGCATCCGTCGAATCGTCGATCACCCGCAGTCTGGCGCAGTTGAAAGTGAAACGCCGGACGCATCACTAA